One Desmodus rotundus isolate HL8 chromosome 10, HLdesRot8A.1, whole genome shotgun sequence genomic window, GGCAGGGTACCCTGGAGCCACTCCCTTGAggatactgagggacaactgtATGACGAATTTAAGCCAAAACCCAGTTGAGGTGGGGTGCTCTTGCTGTCTGAATTTACACATAAAGCAAAGGAAGGCACAACACATTAAAGAACTTGGtaatggggagaaccaagatggtggcgtaggtagacacactgcgcctcctcgcacaaccagaactgacagaaaatcgaaggcaaggaagtccgacaccaaggaaataaaaaataaacattcgtccagaccggtaggaggggcggagacgggcaccggggcagagaggactcgcgtggccctggcgggaccgagactggcggagtgtgggactagcagggcaggcagtctgaccactagcagacctgcggccccacattcgagcagataaaccgagagggccggactcagagtggcagagaacggggcacacagagcggcgggtagcagaccccacagccccacactctcgcacagataaaccgggacaaccggtggggagcaaagcagaccgcgtaacccagggatccagcccgggggaaataaagcctcaaacctctgattgaaaacgcccgtgggggttggggtggcagcaggagagactcccagcctcacaggagaggtcactggagagacccacaggggcctagggcatgcacaagaccacccacttgggaaccagcaccggaggggtccagtttgattgtgggtagcggagagatagattgaaatctggtggagcctgcgccattgctccctctcggcccctcccccacgtacagcgtcacagcgtcATAGCGCAGCGACCaccattaccccgccctggggaatacctaaggctccgccccttaaagtaacagatgcaccaagacaaaaaaaaaaaaaatggcccaaatgacagaacacttcaaagctccagagaaaatacaactaagcgacgaagagatagccaacctatcggatgcacagttcaaaacactggttattaagatgctcacagaattggttgaatttgttcaaaaagtagatgaaaaaatgaagcctatgctaagaaaaacaaaggaaaatgtacagggaaccaatagtgatgcgaaggaaactgggactcaaatcaacggtgtggaccagaaggaagaaagaaacatccaaccagaaaagaatgaagaaacaagaattcggaaaaatgaggagaggcttaggaacctccaggacatcttgaaacgttccaacatccgaattataggggtgccagaaggagaagaggaagaacaaaaatttgaaaccttatttgaacaaataatgaaggagaacttccccagtctggcaaaggaaatagacttccaggaagtccaggaagctcagagagtcccaaagaagctggacccaaggaggaacacaccaaggcacatcataattacattacccaagattacacagaaggagagaatcttagaggcagcaagagaaaagaacacagttacctacaaaggggttcccattagactgtcagctgatttctcaaaagagaccttacaggcaagaaagggctggcaagaagtattccaagtcatgaaaggcaaagacctacatccaagattactatatccagcaaagctatcatttagaatggaagggcagataaagtgcttctcagataaggtcaagttaaaagagttcatcatcaccaagccattattatatgaaatgttaaagggacttatctaagaaaaagaagataaaaaataggaaccgtaaaaatgacagcaaactcagttataaacaaccacacctaaaaccaaaacaaaagaaaactaagcaaacaactagaacagaaacagaaccacctaaatggagatcacatggagggttatcaataggggattgggagggggaggggggggaaaggtacagagaataaatagcataaatgataggtggaaaatagacagggggagggtaagaatagtgtaggaaatgtagaagccaaagaacttataagtatgacccatggacatgaactatgggggggggatgtgggagggagggggtgggcaggatggagttgagtgaaggggaggaaatgggacaactctaatagcataatcaataaatatatcaaaaaaaaaaagaacttggtaATGATGACTTACACTCCAATTCAGTGTGAGTATAATGGCCTAATCACCTTCAAAGACTGACAGTATTGATTAGCCAAACCTACAAATGGGCAAATCTTGTGATAGTAAACTCTAAGTTATCACTTTGAAAGACTTCTAGGCTGCAAACCAGCTGGTCTTTTACAGGCAACAATTCTCCCTTGGTacaactgctttttctttttaatggcaaTGAAGGTATACAATGtaacagaaaattttatttagaatgatTATTATAACTTATTTCCAAGAACTTAAGATATCTAATTTTCTTGATAATTAGAAACCACCTTGGAATTTCTCAAAATTAACAATTTCTTAAACAAGATTAAATCCTACTTCCACACTATACTATACTATTAAACAAAAACTTCTTAAATTTACAAgagtttctttttaatcctcacccgaagatatgcttattgattttagagggaaggaaagggagggagagagaaacattgacgtgccTCTTGTACGTGCTCTGGTAGGGGACCAgatcacaacccaggcatgtgccctgaccaggaatcgaactggcgacctttcagtttacaggacgacactcccaccaactgagccacactggccaggatgaTTTACAAGAATTTTTAATCCCTTAGAGTAGCCTTAAAAATTAAGAAGCTTCAGAACACTGAATAAAAGCTAGTAATTCAGGatgttaaaatttcttattttcaaaatcttGTAAATGAAGTATTATGTATTATGAGTGGGCATCATGTCTAAGTTTACGGCAATCTACACTTATTCACAATACAAGTAAACGATGGCGCAGACAATTCAATCTTAATGACTCTGAAGTGAATTACAAGAGCTATAAAGAAAGATCCAAATGTACATCAATGAACAACCGGCTGTTTTACAAAGGATTCATAACTGGGTTCTTTAAAAAGTTCCCTTagtcaaattaaaataacaatttaaggatttaccaaaatattttttaaagtttagagagaagggaagggagaaggagagggagagaaacatccatgtgcgagaCACATTATCAGATgcctctcccccccgcccccccccccccccccccccccccgccccgccccgccgcggacctggcccacaacccaggcatgtgccctgactgggaactgaacggGCAACCTCTGGGTTTGCAGGTTGGTGgccaatccactgagcgacaccagccagggcaagaatttaccaaaatattttaaagccaaaCGAGCGGTGAGTCTTTTTCACCATTTTCAAGAGATCATTATTTCTGGCCATAGACATTTAGAATCTGACCTGGAGAGACCTAAGGGGGGGCTGGTTTGGGAGTTGCACTCTTAGAGGTACCACAGCACAGTAATCAAGCAGACTGGACCGCAGCGGCCTGGGTTTGAGACCTGCTTTCCCCACTTTCTGTGTGGCGTTCTTGGCCAATTTAACCAACCAGTCTGAGCCTTAATTCCCTCATATGTAAAACGTAGACAATAAGAGTACCTCACAGGGATGTGGAGTAAATAAATTCATATGCGTACAAAGCTCAGAAGTCTGCATATATTAAGTGCTAAGTAGGTGTtgttactaaaaaaaataataataataaaaatcccaAAGTCGTGGCCTGTCCAAAGTTCACAGAAAGATAACTAGTAACTACAGCGGGCTAAGACCAGAATTCTGGGTCTGGTTTCCTGCCTCAAGGCTTCGTCTCTTCCCAAAACACAACGCTTCTGTTAATTCCCCTCCCGCCAAACCTAAACGGCAACGCTCTGAGCAAGTCTAGGCTGATGACAGGCTATCCCCCTCCATCATAAagattcatttttactttctcgTAACTGCTGTGTTTTAAGTAACTTTGTAcgcactgttttaaaaaaaactcttgaGAACAAATCGTACTCATCAGTCTTATCATAATTACggcttttaaaaaaccttttagcTCTCTTCAGAAATGAAGCTACTGTATTTCATTTCTTAATCCTCATAATGATTCTTCGGGGACTTATTTTACTTCATGTGGAAACTGTGACTTAGAAAGAAGGTGGCTATGATAAATtgataaaattatcattttactTAATCTTTACAAACCATTTCTCGGATACTACAACGAAGCAAGCTAAACGGATTAAAACTGGTGGAGaggaattttctttcattcaacttAGCCCAATACAATAGAATAGAGAGGAAAAGGCCGAGGCTCCCTCGGAAATCGGGCAGGTGGAGGGGGAACGCCACCTCCCTTTAAGCGACCGGGTCCAGCGCATCATTTCACTGGAGACAAGGCAGAGCGACACGGGCTGAGTGAAAGACCGCGGCTGAAAAGAGGGGAGCAAGGGCGAGTGGTGACGAGGCTAACAGAAGGGCGCAGAAACCGACAATTCAGGCCAGGAAGAAAAGAATCggacagaaagggagaggcagagcGGACGCCAGGCGGGTGAGTGACGCAGACGGAGGGAGCGGTGAAGGGCGAGGGCGGGCGGGCAACAGGGGCGCGCTGGAGGGCGAAGTGGGGTACCCCGAGAGCGCACAGGCAGGCCGCGACgggcccagggcaggagaggCGCCACCGGCCGGGCCGGGGCCTGCAGCGCGGCCCAACGGCGCGGAGGCCACAGCCCGACCCCGCCGCGCACCCCCGGCCTACCGCCCAAGCCCACCCGAGCCCACTCACCGGCGACCACCAAGCCCGAGTGCAAAGGTCTGTGCTTCCGGAAGGAGGGACGTGCGGTGGCCGAGCCAATGGACGCCGCAAAACGGCCGATCAGCACGCGCCTGCGTCGGCCTGACGTCATACAGGACGTATTGTGACGTAGGGGCGGGGACTGGGCACTGCCACCGTTAAGGTCCAAGCCCACGGGCAGACACTTGAGCTTCGCGGGAGTTCCTCCGCGCATTGGTGCGCTTCCCGTCCCCAAGTGCTAGAACGAAACTGCAAACATAACCCAAGAAATAACGCCTGTGGCAATGGCTCACCACCATAGGGGCGGGCAGTTTTCAAGTGCAGGTGTGCCTAAACCGTTCACTCTCCTAAAAGGGCTTAAGTTGAAGAGCGGGATAAATTGTCAACTTTAATTGGCTATTAGTTTAAGAAATGCCTGTAAGTGGGGGACCGGGCTGGGTGGATGGGGGCCAAGGGAGAGTAACTGGGGTAACCTTAGAAgggtatctttaaaaaatggctatACCACATCACTCCCACTAGAACAGGTCAGTGTTGATGTGGAGAACTGGAAGCTTCACTCACTGAGCTAGTGGTATTTATTGTGAATGGCACAGCTGCTGTGAAAAATCTGGCAGTTACCATGACGCAGCAAGTCCCGTCTTGGGGTATACGCGACATGAGAAGGCGCCCCACGAAAACTTgtcaatgttcacagcagcactatttgtaatggcttaaaaaaacaaaaccaaacccgaTGTTCAAATAATCTTAATAGTACATGGATACAAATTATTCATCAGTAAGCAGCAGGTACGTGGATAAACCCTGAATACACTAGGCTAAGTCAAAGCCAGTGACAATGGGCCAcaaactgtgatttttttcatgagTGTCAGCACAGGCCACTCTACAGGTAAGTGGTTCCCCAGGGCTGGATGGGAGTGACAGCTAAGCACTGTCACAGGTTCCTCTTCCGGATGATTAAAATGTTCTTAGTGACAAAACAATACTCCTTACTACAATCCATTGCACTGTGGCGCGTTGCAGTGTGTCCAATCTCAATAAAGTGGCTGCAAAGTTTCAGAATTTCCCCTTGTTCTAATCCCGTCTCATGCAAAAAAAGCAAGACATTCGAAACAGTGTGTTTATGAACCAAAAGTAGCGGAAGGCAAACAATAATCTATGTCTTTAATTCTAATCAGAAGAAAATGTGTCatcatttgaaatatatttactaaTAAAGACAACCAACGttctgcttttacttttatttatttattttatgctgaatttactcccGAGCCataagcttttgtttcttcagtttcttctgggatatctggggaaagaaaaaagaaaaaaaaaaaaaggactaagTTTCCCAAAGAAATCCACATTACATCTAAAGGAGTAGGTGTTAGCTCAGTGAAAGAACTGGAAACTTCAACAGAGGTAGAGTTCTTTGGCACAGCGATCAGGGAATGTGAGTTTCAGCTGAAGTTCAAATGAGGGCAGGGACACCAGCTGGTAAGGATTCCAGGGGCAGGAAGGGTGGAGGGTATTTAAGTGACAATAGGTAATAGTGCTGTATGACACACGGGGAAGTTGGTGAGAGTAAATAATGGGTTCTTATCACAAAGACttaatttccccccttttcttcttctttaatcctcacccaaggatgtttattgtctccagagagggagggggagagaaagagagaaagagaaggaccagttggttgcctcctgttcacacctcactggggatcaaacccaccaccttttggtgtatgggatgatgctccaaccaactgggccaggGCTTTCCTTTTCTACTCTATCTATGAGGACCcattgtagtaatcatttcacagtacATGTAAATCAGACTACCGTGTTCTAGTCTACACCTTAAAGTGATACGAGgcaattaccgtattttgccatgtataacacgCTCCCATGTATAACAACCACctacatttttggcccaaactttcaggagaaaaaaagtcatctttcgttttaattttttaattcatttatttatttatatttacatacttgTTCTTTGTATTATTGTAGTTTGCATATGGAtctcgttattgctttctagttaCACATTTaatgtataagcataaataaaagaattaaaaacatttatatagatacagaattggTACCATCCACATATAATGTGcttcttattttccctcaaaaagttGGGCAAAAAGTAcgcattatacacaggaaaatacggtatttctcaaaagcaaagcaacaacaaaataaaacactgaattgTCGTCTACTGGAAACAGGCTCATTAGATTGGGGAGGGGGCGTTTCTGAACATGCTGCATTTGAAGGGGCTATGGACACCAAGGTGGGGCTGTCAGTAGACAGTTCCCATATACTGAATGGTGTTACACAAAGTTATTCACTGTTAGTCAAGAAACAAAGACCCATGAAAGTCCAAATAAAATACAAGGCTGTCGGTTGCTCAGGATAGTTTCCTTTCATGGTTAATCCAAAGGTGTCCTAAGTTAGTCATCACAGCAACCACAAATCTAACATGCACAACTGAAGCTGAGCAAAGACTAAGCGATTTacctttttcttctgtgcaacctCCTCCTCTGGTTTAGGAACAATCTGCTCTTTCTCAGTGAGGATCATCTCgatgtggcagggagagctcatgTACGGGTTGATCCTGCCATGGGCTCTGTAAGTCCGGCGCCGCATCTTGGGAGCTTTAttcacctggatgtgctcaatgACCAGAGAGTCCACATCTAAAccctgggaggaaggagagggaatacATCAGGTCACATCTTTATCTTAATACCATCACTGGAAAATTAAGTCCCTGCCTTAATGAACTCATTTTGGAGTCGCAAGCCTTAAGAGATCAAATAGCCTATTTGTTCAAGCAGTTTTGTCGACTTCCTTCTAAATGTCCTTCCTTAAATTAAATCCAAGTAACTACCAAAACTCAGTGCCAAGTGCTTGTTAAAGATCATTTAAGAATAGTGTCAACTTCTAGACTTAGATGATAAACAAGACTTGTTAGAATGGCCTAGCAGCAAAGAGGGTTATAGCCAGAGATCCACGTTGGATAAACCTGTGTTTTGTTGACATCAGTTTAACTTCTAAGTGGAACTTAACATGTTTCTCCATTACGAATGTAGGCAACAAACCACATTAACCATTACTAAGGCAATCATTTTGGTAACTATAGTTGTTCCTTTGCAATagtgttttattgtttgtgtAATAAATCTGGACAACAGCAATATTAGCTGAACTGCCATCCAAGCTGGATGCATGAAAAGATCTCAATGTTCTAGGTACCTTAAGTTCAGCATTACTCTCTGCGtttttaagcatgtgcagcaaaaactcagcactctttttgggccaccgaccctgtgtccagccccactgtttggcctgaaagaaaacagaggctaTTAGTCATTTCCCAATTTAAATCAAATGTTACAATCAAGATTAATTTATGGGGCACTCCCCTTCCTGGGATCATGTCcttgcctttccctcccctcccttctcccccacagGTACTCATCTCTtcaactctaagggaccccatgaAACTTGCAAACAGGGGAGCCATGGGCCGCAGCAGCTCCTCTCAGgctaaccccccacccccagaacctgtctccaaggcccccccccCTCTGACTTTCCAAAGAGCCACAGCAGGCCCACCTTGGCTCTCCCATTGCTTCTTCTGTTCTAAGCTcctccttgtttcactgtccccagttttaataaatgtacccataaaagtaaaaaacattgttttggccctggctggtgtggctcagtggatcgagtgctggcttgcgaactaaaaggttgccagtttgatccctagtcagagcacatgcctgggttgcaggccaggtccccagtaggggatgtgcaagaggcaaccaaccacacgctgatgtttctctccctcccttcccctctctctaaaaataaattttaaaaaaagattgtgttGTTCATTTCAAGGTTGCTCAGAACATGGTTTTTTTTCATGGTTAATCCAAAGGTGTCCTAAGACTGCCATCACAGCAACCAGAAACAGCCTGGTGAAACTACAGCCGCCCTTATcccacccacccacttccccTCACCACGTCTTTTCACAGCAGCCACTAATTCTCACCTGGGCGCACCTACCAACTCCACCATTGTACCGGCGGAATGGGACACACTGCTTCTTTAAAGTGACATCTTTCAGGTACTTGGTGGCTTTTCGAATATGCATACCCTTGATGGCCTGGGCAGTTTCTCGAgtgttctaaatataaatataaatgggcAGTTGCCGTGTGAAAGCACCACAATTTGTAAAGTAAACATTAAATTCCTAGATTCTCAAAATGTCAATGTTTATCAACAGCTAAAAATAACCTTTCCATTTTCATGGgagctgaaaaaaaaaccccctgTGATTAAGGGCCAGGGAGGCTTGGTTTGAACCTCAGGAGGAATGAATCCGAAACCTCTGTCCTGCACTGTAGCGTTTTTAATCCCTCCATCTTTCAACGACAATCACGGGTCCCGTAGCTGGACCTGCACACTGGGTTCTCAAAAGTAGCTCTGGTCGTTTTTACCCAATTCCCCCTATCCTTAGTCAAAGTGGTCACTGCACACTGATGTTCGGTGTCTAGAAGGTGGCTGCTCAGAATCAATTACTTTTCACGGTAAATCCAAAGGTGTCCTAAGAAGACATCATTGCAGCGACCTTTttagcataaagaaaaaaaaaaaaactcactggAACAGGCAAAATGACTCTTTCAGAATATAACTATGATGCACGTACCTTAAAGTGAACACgaagatttgaacctcttgatttgcatgctaaaaaaaccacagaaaacattttggttAATTTGGGctatttccttgtttctcttaTGCCAAAATAAGAAATGTTATTCCTGTTCACTTACATTTTGTGGGGTTCtctgggtcaagtgaatagcGAACCATCTTCAGAGGTCACCTGGAAGGGAGAGGGAGTCACTGGCAATACGGATTCACAGCAACTTACAGACTGACTCTGTAGTACGTGCTGCCAGCAGCTGCTCAGACAGGAGTTGTTTTCATGATTAATCCAAAGGTGTCCTAAGAAATGCCATCATCGCAGCCATCCCTTCCTCCACGCAGCGCTGTCTTTCCCTTTGCGCCGACCAGTGTCTACAGACAGCAGCGCGGACACCAGACTAAGCGACACGGACTTCATCAGCCCTCTCTTACTCTTTGGATGGGAACAGGTCTGTTTCAATGCGACCCCGGATCCTTCAGGCGTAGGAAGACACGGGACACTGGGGTGGCGGGGCTCCACTATAGCCCTGGTAGTGCCCCCTTCCCACAGAAGCCTCCTCTACTCACACAACTTCACAAGTAATGCTGTCTTTGCACACTTCTGTGCTTTAACCAACGTTCAACGCTAGTTAATTTGAGACATTCCTCGCAAAATGAATCAAGGCTCGACCCTTTatccgcacccccccccccacgccaTCTCTCATTGAGGCCACAAACGCGCTGCATATTCGACTACCACTCACCGCGAGGCACTGGACCTCCAGATTAGGAAGCGGCACAGACCACGGGTTGCCCGTATGCCCAGAGCCCCCATTCCCGCCCATCGCGACCCTTTTCGGGCCGCAGGCCTCGGGGCGCCGAGTCGGGCACTCCGACACGTCCCCCGCACAAGGGTACATCGCCTTCAGCGAGAAATCAGTAACCGCAAGTCTTTTCCTCCCGGGAGCCTCGAGACCGGTGCCCCCGATGCCAGGATGGACTTGATGACCGGAGGATTCCACACTCCGAGACAAGCCAAAAAAGCACTCACCTCTGGTCGCTTTCGGGAAGAGGAAGAGCGAAGGCTCCTGGGAGAATTCATGAGAACTCAGTGTCTCGCGAGATTTCCAGCTAAAGAAACGAGATTtcaagaggggaggagggaggggagagggagtgcGAGATATGTTTTAGAAGATCCTAAAGCGAATTGATTCCTTAGGGATTGTCTCAAAATTCTCCTTTTTTGGAATCCAGAAATAAAGTAGGAATTTTAATTATCAATCAACTAAAAACAGGTTTGTGCGcaggtcggtgtggctcagttcgttggggGGTTGTCCCATAACCAGAAGGTTACGGATTCGATCCCCGGTTGggacacctaggttgcgggttcatcATCGTCTGGTTTCGATGGGAGGATTCTTCTTTCTTGCATTGatgcttctgtctctcccttcctccctctctaagaGCAGTGAAACAATGTCCTCCGGTGAGGAGAGTTCTGTGGAGCAAAATGTTGCCTGTTCGATCCAGCGTCAGGGCGCaagcatgggagaggcaacccagGGACGTTTCTCTCCTGCgtcacgtttctctccctctctttctccctttcaccccctcgctctctctctaaaaatgaataaataaaatttaaaaaggaagatgcAAAGGATAGGATGTAATTATGTCAATGAGAAAATTCTCAGGATGAGACTATCAGCCAGCCACTTGACTTAAagcggtgaacacacaatatacagatgatgcatcatagaATTGTACGCCTGAAACGTACATGACTTtttaaccaatgtcgccccaa contains:
- the RPL17 gene encoding large ribosomal subunit protein uL22, whose product is MVRYSLDPENPTKSCKSRGSNLRVHFKNTRETAQAIKGMHIRKATKYLKDVTLKKQCVPFRRYNGGVGRCAQAKQWGWTQGRWPKKSAEFLLHMLKNAESNAELKGLDVDSLVIEHIQVNKAPKMRRRTYRAHGRINPYMSSPCHIEMILTEKEQIVPKPEEEVAQKKKISQKKLKKQKLMARE